In Enterobacter cloacae, the following are encoded in one genomic region:
- a CDS encoding 3,4-dihydroxyphenylacetate 2,3-dioxygenase, which produces MGKLALAAKITHVPSMYLSELPGKNHGCRQSAIDGHKEISQRCRELGVDTIIVFDTHWLVNSAYHINCADHFAGVYTSNELPHFIRDMTYDYDGNPALGQLIADEAVKLGVRAKAHNIPSLKLEYGTLVPMRYMNSDKHFKVISISAFCTVHDFADSRRLGEAIVSAIEKYDGTVAVLASGSLSHRFIDDQRAEEGMNSYTREFDRQMDERVVKLWREGQFKEFCSMLPEYADYCYGEGNMHDTVMLLGMLGWDKYDGKVEFLTELFASSGTGQVNAVFPLPA; this is translated from the coding sequence ATGGGCAAGTTAGCGTTAGCGGCAAAAATTACCCATGTTCCGTCGATGTATCTTTCTGAGCTGCCGGGGAAAAACCACGGTTGCCGTCAGTCGGCCATCGACGGCCACAAAGAGATCAGCCAGCGCTGCCGCGAGCTGGGCGTCGATACCATTATCGTGTTCGATACCCACTGGCTGGTGAACAGCGCCTACCACATCAACTGTGCGGATCATTTCGCAGGTGTCTACACCAGCAACGAGCTGCCGCACTTTATCCGCGACATGACCTACGACTACGACGGCAATCCGGCGCTGGGTCAGCTGATTGCTGACGAAGCGGTGAAGCTCGGCGTGCGCGCCAAAGCGCACAACATCCCGAGCCTGAAGCTGGAGTACGGCACCCTGGTACCGATGCGCTACATGAACAGCGACAAGCACTTCAAAGTGATCTCCATCTCGGCGTTCTGCACCGTGCATGACTTCGCCGACAGCCGCAGGCTGGGTGAGGCCATCGTCAGCGCCATCGAAAAATACGACGGCACCGTGGCGGTGCTCGCCAGCGGTTCGCTGTCGCACCGTTTTATCGACGACCAGCGCGCGGAAGAAGGGATGAACAGCTACACCCGCGAGTTCGACCGTCAGATGGACGAGCGCGTGGTGAAGCTGTGGCGCGAAGGCCAATTCAAAGAATTTTGCAGCATGCTGCCGGAGTACGCCGACTACTGCTACGGCGAGGGCAACATGCACGACACAGTGATGCTGCTGGGGATGCTCGGCTGGGATAAATACGACGGCAAGGTGGAGTTTCTCACCGAGCTGTTTGCCAGCTCCGGTACCGGTCAGGTCAACGCCGTTTTCCCGCTGCCCGCGTAA
- a CDS encoding homoprotocatechuate degradation operon regulator, HpaR codes for MHDSLTIALLQAREAAMAYFRPIVKRHNLTEQQWRIVRVLAESPSMDFHDLAFRTCILRPSLTGILTRMERDGLVLRLKPVNDQRKLYVSLTKEGNVLYEHAQAQVEEAYQHIEAEYTPEKMKQLTALLEEFIALGNRHIAERGEEE; via the coding sequence ATGCATGACTCATTAACCATCGCGCTGTTGCAGGCGCGGGAAGCGGCGATGGCTTACTTTCGCCCGATTGTGAAGCGGCATAATCTGACCGAACAGCAGTGGCGGATTGTGCGCGTGCTGGCAGAAAGCCCGTCGATGGATTTTCACGACCTGGCGTTTCGGACCTGCATTTTGCGTCCGAGCCTGACGGGCATTCTCACGCGCATGGAGCGCGACGGTCTGGTGCTGCGCTTAAAGCCGGTGAATGACCAGCGCAAGCTGTACGTGTCGCTGACCAAAGAGGGGAATGTGCTGTACGAGCACGCACAGGCGCAGGTGGAAGAGGCGTATCAGCACATTGAAGCGGAATATACGCCGGAGAAGATGAAGCAGCTGACGGCACTGCTGGAAGAGTTTATCGCGCTCGGCAATCGCCATATTGCAGAGCGCGGGGAAGAGGAATAA
- a CDS encoding 5-carboxymethyl-2-hydroxymuconate semialdehyde dehydrogenase, translated as MKKINHWINGKNVAGSDYFHTTNPASGEVLAEVAAGGEAEINQAVAAAKEAFPKWANLPMKERARLMRRLGDLIDQNVPEIAAMETADTGLPIHQTKNVLIPRASHNFEFFAEVCQQMNGKTYPVDDKMLNYTLVQPVGVCALVSPWNVPFMTATWKVAPCLALGNTAVLKMSELSPLTADRLGELALEAGIPAGVLNVVQGYGATAGDALVRHHDVRAVSFTGGTATGRRIMQNAGLKKYSMELGGKSPVLIFEDADIERALDAALFTIFSINGERCTAGSRIFIQQSIYPEFVKRFAERANRLRVGDPTDPDTQVGALISQQHWEKVSGYIRLGIEEGATLLAGGPDKPTALPAHLKGGNFLRPTVLADVDNRMRVAQEEIFGPVACLLPFKDEAEGLRLANDVEYGLASYIWTQDISKVLRLARNIEAGMVFVNTQNVRDLRQPFGGVKASGTGREGGEYSFDVFAEMKNVCISMGDHPIPKWGV; from the coding sequence ATGAAAAAGATTAACCATTGGATCAACGGCAAAAACGTAGCAGGAAGCGACTACTTCCACACCACTAACCCGGCCTCCGGCGAGGTGCTGGCTGAAGTGGCCGCCGGCGGTGAAGCAGAAATTAATCAGGCGGTTGCGGCGGCAAAAGAGGCATTCCCGAAATGGGCCAATCTGCCGATGAAAGAGCGCGCACGCCTGATGCGTCGTCTCGGGGATCTTATCGATCAAAACGTCCCTGAGATCGCCGCAATGGAAACTGCCGATACTGGCCTGCCGATCCACCAGACCAAAAACGTGCTGATCCCGCGCGCCTCGCATAACTTCGAGTTCTTCGCCGAAGTGTGCCAGCAGATGAACGGCAAAACCTACCCGGTCGACGACAAAATGCTCAACTACACCCTGGTGCAGCCCGTTGGCGTCTGCGCGCTGGTGTCGCCGTGGAACGTACCGTTTATGACCGCCACCTGGAAAGTCGCACCGTGTCTGGCGCTGGGCAATACCGCGGTGCTGAAGATGTCTGAACTTTCGCCGCTGACCGCTGACCGTCTGGGCGAGCTGGCGCTGGAAGCGGGTATTCCGGCGGGCGTGCTGAACGTGGTGCAGGGCTATGGCGCAACGGCGGGCGACGCGCTGGTACGCCATCACGACGTGCGTGCCGTTTCCTTTACCGGTGGCACCGCCACCGGACGCCGTATCATGCAGAACGCCGGCCTGAAAAAATACTCGATGGAGCTGGGAGGAAAATCCCCGGTGCTGATTTTTGAAGATGCCGACATTGAGCGCGCACTGGATGCCGCCCTGTTCACCATCTTCTCCATCAACGGCGAGCGCTGCACCGCCGGTTCACGCATCTTCATTCAGCAGAGTATCTACCCGGAGTTCGTCAAACGCTTTGCCGAACGCGCTAACCGTCTGCGCGTGGGCGACCCGACCGATCCAGACACCCAGGTTGGCGCACTGATTAGCCAGCAACACTGGGAAAAAGTCTCCGGCTATATTCGCCTCGGTATTGAAGAGGGAGCCACCCTGCTGGCAGGCGGCCCGGACAAACCCACCGCTCTGCCTGCGCACCTGAAAGGCGGCAACTTCCTGCGCCCGACCGTGCTGGCAGATGTCGACAACCGCATGCGCGTGGCGCAGGAAGAGATCTTCGGGCCGGTGGCCTGCCTGCTGCCGTTTAAGGACGAAGCGGAAGGTCTGCGCCTGGCCAACGACGTGGAATACGGCCTGGCGTCGTACATCTGGACGCAGGACATCAGTAAAGTGCTGCGCCTGGCGCGCAATATCGAAGCGGGCATGGTATTCGTCAACACCCAGAACGTGCGTGACCTGCGCCAGCCGTTTGGCGGCGTGAAGGCCTCCGGCACCGGGCGTGAAGGCGGTGAATACAGCTTCGACGTGTTCGCAGAGATGAAAAACGTCTGCATCTCGATGGGCGACCATCCCATTCCAAAATGGGGAGTCTGA
- a CDS encoding pyridine nucleotide-disulfide oxidoreductase, translating into MRMFDCEILILGAGPAGLSAALAAARCGKSVMVLDDNPRPGGQIWRDGPQVSLPRRARRLRLAVAEQPRITLLNGARLIARPHAHSIVFETADGCGEIRWQRLILCCGARELSLPFPGWTLPGVTGAGGLQAQIKHGLSLNGERVIIAGSGPLLLAVASTVKRAGGNIVAIIEQAPVSALARFAAGLWRWPEKLLQLGELFPAHYHPASQVIRAQGVSHLHSVSVRHQGNTREIACDRLAIGYGLVPNLEPGLIFGCKTENQAIWVDAGQRTSVPDIYAAGECTGFGGSELALAEGEIAGYIAANNPEKAAKAIADRARWQRFSRALHTTFALPDALKEVVTADTLLCRCEDVRCGDVQNAESWQAAKLASRCGMGACQGKTCATSARWLYGWPLPQPREPLSPARIDTLIHLAKPEG; encoded by the coding sequence ATGCGAATGTTTGACTGCGAAATTCTGATCCTCGGCGCAGGGCCAGCCGGGCTATCGGCGGCGCTGGCCGCCGCACGCTGCGGAAAATCGGTCATGGTTCTTGACGACAACCCGCGTCCTGGCGGGCAAATCTGGCGCGATGGCCCGCAGGTCTCGCTGCCCCGACGGGCCCGTCGCCTTCGCCTGGCAGTGGCAGAACAGCCGCGCATTACGCTGCTGAACGGCGCGCGGCTGATTGCCCGTCCTCACGCGCATTCCATTGTTTTTGAAACCGCAGATGGCTGCGGAGAGATCCGCTGGCAGCGGTTAATTTTATGCTGCGGTGCGCGCGAGCTTTCGCTGCCGTTTCCCGGCTGGACGTTACCCGGCGTGACGGGAGCCGGAGGGCTACAGGCACAGATTAAACATGGCCTGTCGCTCAACGGCGAACGGGTGATCATTGCCGGAAGCGGCCCGCTGCTACTGGCGGTCGCCAGCACGGTGAAACGCGCGGGCGGAAATATCGTTGCCATCATCGAACAGGCTCCGGTGAGCGCGCTGGCCCGCTTCGCGGCGGGGCTTTGGCGCTGGCCTGAAAAACTGCTCCAGCTCGGCGAGCTTTTCCCCGCCCACTATCACCCGGCAAGCCAGGTTATCCGTGCGCAGGGTGTCTCACATCTGCACTCCGTCTCCGTACGTCATCAGGGAAACACCCGGGAGATCGCCTGCGACAGGCTGGCTATCGGTTACGGACTGGTGCCGAACCTTGAACCCGGATTGATTTTTGGCTGCAAAACGGAAAATCAGGCAATTTGGGTTGATGCAGGGCAACGCACCAGCGTGCCGGATATCTACGCCGCAGGGGAATGCACCGGCTTTGGCGGCAGCGAGCTGGCGCTGGCGGAAGGGGAAATAGCGGGTTATATCGCGGCGAATAATCCCGAAAAGGCAGCAAAAGCCATCGCCGACCGTGCCCGCTGGCAACGTTTTTCCCGGGCGCTACATACCACCTTTGCCTTACCGGACGCGCTAAAAGAGGTTGTCACTGCGGATACGCTGCTCTGCCGCTGCGAGGACGTGCGCTGCGGCGATGTGCAAAATGCCGAAAGCTGGCAGGCGGCGAAGCTCGCATCACGCTGTGGGATGGGTGCCTGCCAGGGAAAAACCTGCGCCACCAGCGCCCGCTGGCTGTACGGCTGGCCGCTGCCACAACCGCGCGAGCCCCTTTCCCCCGCGCGTATCGACACGTTGATCCACCTGGCGAAGCCGGAGGGCTGA
- a CDS encoding 2-hydroxyhepta-2,4-diene-1,7-dioate isomerase, with translation MKGTVFAVALNHRSQRDAWGDAFEKAPYHTPPKTAVWFIKPHNTVIRAGEPIPFPHGETVLSGATVALVVGKTASKVHVEDAAQYIAGYALANEVSLPEESFYRPAIKAKCRDGFCPLGELVAVDNVDNLTIITEINGREADHWNTADLQRNAAELLSALSEFATLNPGDAILIGTPHSRVALRPGDRVRILAKGFPPLENPVVEACDVATVQRPHPHATLFALGLNYADHASELDFKPPTEPLVFIKAPNTFNGDNQTSVRPDNVDYMHYEAELVVVIGKTARKVSEAGAMDYVAGYTVCNDYAIRDYLENYYRPNLRVKSRDGLTPISPNVVPKEAIPDPHNLTLRTFVNGELRQEGTTADLIFSIPFLIAYLSEFMTLQPGDMIATGTPKGLSDVVPGDEVVVEVEGVGRLVNRIVSEETAK, from the coding sequence ATGAAAGGTACTGTTTTTGCCGTGGCGCTTAACCATCGCAGCCAGCGTGATGCCTGGGGCGACGCGTTTGAAAAAGCCCCTTATCACACCCCACCTAAAACGGCGGTATGGTTTATCAAACCCCATAACACCGTGATCCGCGCAGGTGAACCCATCCCGTTTCCGCATGGGGAAACGGTGTTAAGCGGTGCAACGGTGGCTCTGGTGGTCGGCAAAACGGCCAGCAAAGTACACGTGGAAGACGCTGCGCAGTACATCGCCGGATACGCGCTGGCCAACGAGGTGAGCCTGCCGGAAGAGAGCTTTTACCGCCCGGCGATCAAAGCCAAATGCCGTGACGGATTCTGCCCTCTGGGTGAGCTTGTCGCCGTTGATAACGTCGATAACCTGACCATCATCACCGAGATCAATGGCCGCGAAGCCGACCACTGGAACACCGCAGATCTGCAGCGTAACGCGGCCGAACTGCTGAGCGCCCTGAGCGAATTCGCCACCCTCAACCCCGGCGATGCCATTCTGATTGGCACCCCGCACTCGCGCGTGGCGCTGCGTCCCGGCGATCGCGTGCGTATCCTGGCAAAAGGTTTCCCGCCCCTGGAAAACCCGGTGGTTGAGGCGTGCGACGTCGCCACCGTTCAACGCCCACACCCTCACGCCACGCTGTTTGCGCTGGGCCTGAACTACGCCGATCACGCCAGCGAGCTGGACTTTAAGCCGCCGACTGAACCGCTGGTGTTCATCAAAGCACCGAACACCTTTAACGGCGACAACCAGACGTCGGTACGCCCGGACAACGTCGACTACATGCACTACGAAGCGGAGCTGGTGGTGGTGATCGGCAAAACCGCACGCAAGGTCAGCGAAGCCGGGGCGATGGACTATGTGGCGGGCTACACGGTGTGTAACGACTACGCCATTCGCGACTACCTGGAAAACTACTACCGCCCGAACCTGCGGGTGAAAAGCCGCGACGGGTTAACCCCCATCAGCCCCAACGTGGTGCCCAAAGAAGCTATCCCCGACCCGCACAACTTAACCCTGCGCACCTTCGTTAACGGCGAGCTACGCCAGGAAGGCACCACGGCGGATCTGATCTTCAGCATCCCGTTCCTGATTGCGTACCTGAGCGAATTTATGACCTTACAACCGGGCGACATGATCGCCACCGGCACGCCAAAAGGCCTTTCCGACGTAGTGCCTGGCGACGAAGTGGTGGTGGAAGTGGAAGGCGTTGGCCGCCTGGTGAACCGAATTGTGAGTGAGGAAACGGCAAAATGA
- a CDS encoding ferredoxin has protein sequence MTILNMIIDGQPCEVPVGISIAAALALMGNGVTRHSVSGERRAPFCGMGICQECRVTVNGCRVLACQTECQPDMVIERSQYANV, from the coding sequence ATGACGATCCTGAACATGATTATCGACGGCCAGCCCTGCGAGGTTCCCGTTGGTATCAGCATCGCGGCAGCACTGGCGCTGATGGGCAACGGTGTCACACGCCACTCGGTCAGCGGCGAACGGCGAGCGCCCTTCTGCGGAATGGGAATATGCCAGGAGTGTCGCGTCACGGTAAACGGATGCCGGGTGCTGGCCTGCCAGACGGAATGCCAGCCCGATATGGTGATTGAAAGGAGCCAGTATGCGAATGTTTGA